One Bacteroidota bacterium genomic window carries:
- a CDS encoding ABC transporter ATP-binding protein yields MIKVEKIHKSFGNLEVLKGIDVQIKKGEIVTFVGASGAGKTTLLQIIGTLLVPNAGNVSYNGIQVNKLREKEMSQFRNTQIGFVFQFHHLLPEFTALENVCLPAFIAKVSKSKAESRAKELLDFLKLSDRASHKPNELSGGEQQRVAVARALINNPAVILADEPSGNLDTLHKNELHQLFFDLRKEFNQTFVIVTHDKELAGMSDRMLTIKDGLMLN; encoded by the coding sequence ATGATTAAAGTAGAAAAAATACACAAATCCTTTGGTAATCTTGAGGTTCTCAAGGGCATCGATGTACAAATAAAAAAAGGAGAAATAGTAACTTTTGTTGGAGCCAGTGGTGCCGGTAAAACCACTCTGTTGCAAATAATTGGCACTTTGCTGGTGCCCAATGCTGGCAATGTGTCCTACAATGGCATACAGGTAAATAAATTACGCGAAAAGGAGATGTCACAATTTCGAAATACACAAATTGGATTTGTGTTTCAGTTTCACCATCTGCTGCCCGAATTTACAGCCCTGGAGAATGTATGTTTGCCGGCATTTATAGCAAAAGTTTCAAAGAGCAAGGCTGAGTCTAGAGCAAAAGAATTGCTCGACTTTCTGAAACTATCCGACAGGGCCAGCCATAAACCAAACGAACTGAGTGGCGGCGAGCAGCAACGTGTGGCGGTTGCCCGGGCATTAATCAATAACCCGGCAGTTATTCTGGCAGACGAACCATCGGGTAATCTCGATACGCTGCATAAAAATGAACTTCATCAGCTGTTTTTTGACCTCAGAAAAGAGTTTAACCAAACCTTTGTCATTGTAACACACGACAAAGAACTGGCAGGGATGTCCGACCGCATGCTCACCATCAAAGATGGACTCATGTTGAATTGA
- a CDS encoding phytase yields MIQLPLSSRLSFLSLLCAAGIMVTSCVKNPFSPKTSHVQNDSSVNATIETDPVIALLDEDAADDPAIWYNREDPAKSLVIGTNKKGGINVYDLSGKELYYYPVGLVNNIDLRYDFPLSDGRKIDIVAATNRSDNSIEIHSIDALTGALINATARKIISKVGEVYGIALYHSAKSGKFFVFVGGKMGETEQYELFASENNTVDAMLVRSFNFASQSEGMVADDELGFLYIAEEDCCIWKIDAEPTKSFKPAKLAQSDSTNTKLSYDLEGLAIYYTKNKKGYLIASSQGNYSYAIFEREKDNQYLGSFSIATGIIDGVEETDGLDVTNLNLGPHFSQGLFVVQDGYNYEGDSLKNQNFKLIPWEQIASLFEPALSIDTEYQPNTRKWRK; encoded by the coding sequence ATGATTCAACTACCACTTTCCAGCCGTCTATCTTTCCTTTCCCTGCTTTGTGCTGCAGGTATAATGGTTACTAGTTGTGTAAAAAATCCATTCAGCCCAAAAACCAGCCATGTGCAAAATGACTCATCAGTAAATGCCACAATCGAAACAGACCCTGTAATAGCCTTGCTTGACGAAGATGCTGCCGACGACCCTGCCATTTGGTACAACCGCGAAGACCCAGCTAAAAGCCTGGTAATCGGAACCAATAAAAAAGGCGGAATAAACGTTTATGACCTTTCGGGTAAAGAATTGTACTATTACCCGGTAGGCCTGGTAAACAATATAGACCTTCGCTATGACTTTCCCCTCTCCGATGGACGCAAAATTGATATTGTAGCAGCCACCAACCGCAGTGACAACAGTATCGAAATTCATAGCATCGATGCCCTGACAGGAGCACTTATCAATGCAACTGCACGAAAAATTATTTCGAAAGTTGGCGAAGTTTATGGCATAGCGCTTTATCATAGCGCTAAATCGGGGAAATTTTTTGTTTTTGTAGGCGGTAAAATGGGCGAAACTGAACAATACGAGCTATTTGCTTCGGAAAACAATACGGTGGATGCCATGCTGGTGCGTAGTTTTAATTTTGCATCTCAATCCGAAGGCATGGTTGCTGACGATGAACTGGGCTTTCTTTATATCGCCGAAGAAGATTGCTGCATCTGGAAAATAGACGCCGAACCCACTAAAAGTTTTAAACCTGCAAAACTTGCGCAAAGCGATTCTACAAACACGAAATTGTCCTACGACCTCGAGGGACTGGCTATCTATTATACAAAAAATAAAAAAGGATATCTCATCGCTTCGAGCCAGGGTAATTATTCGTATGCCATCTTTGAACGCGAAAAAGACAATCAATACCTGGGCAGCTTTTCTATCGCCACCGGTATTATTGATGGGGTTGAGGAAACCGACGGGCTCGATGTCACGAACCTTAACCTTGGCCCGCATTTTAGCCAGGGACTATTTGTTGTACAAGACGGGTACAATTACGAAGGAGACAGCCTTAAAAACCAGAATTTTAAATTAATCCCCTGGGAACAAATTGCGTCACTTTTTGAACCAGCATTAAGTATAGATACCGAATATCAGCCTAACACAAGAAAATGGAGAAAGTAG
- a CDS encoding TonB-dependent receptor — protein sequence MRYFIPFALLCFFAFPFLANAQSTIPKTGKVTDSKTGESLPGASIQMVGAPDKLSTITDMEGNFKLLGNPKEGQLLRITYIGYEPMEYELKQGVQRIEIKLEPITRQIEAVEVTGLAKGQVKARVDQQNAENIKNIISSEQIEQFPDLNAAETLQRIPGISLQRDKGEGRFIQLRGTPPEYTNFNVNGEQIPSPEGNVRYVGLDVIASDQIESIEVNKVLTPDMDADGIGGSVNIITKTAKSETPEINALVSGGYSDLRGTTNYQGQFSFGQRSGKLGFNINANYYLNNQGADNMEFEYRKGPFFGSASQEEGADNYHVQYTEFQLRHYAITRERVGVSSSLDYQFNEKSKLYIRGMYNQFMDNETRRRVIYTLDDAVSETYYLYGGIERDLKDRIKNQTISTLNLGGEQKLGLIKLDYEVSYSVAKEAEPNRMEIAFSNPGQAIFMKIDVSDPDWPVVSFPDSNNASNATNYAEYEMDEMRQEKLLVTDKNKAAKINITIPYSNSRGLSYLKFGGRLRLKEKERDYNTQIYTQYNSENVPGHTGTAPDSLLPELYDGFVENNLLNHGYTVDWTPGPQETRDFYEYYPQHFYLNKTDTKDNTFGEDYFATEDIYAAYGMVRHDIHKFMLLAGLRYEYTKIYYKGNQVIKDRRGNFVSLSDSTDSRTHQFLLPQVQLKYTLNERTNFRAAATRTFSRPNFEDVIPHKNEESDKLKLGNADLKFPQAINLDLLAERYGKNNSMISGGIFYKKIDDYIYYYRLYTRAGDPAYGNFPRIRTEVSRNGKRAFVYGAEVLSQFKLTFLPSVLKNLGLYLNYTYTYSEAYIGKRLSGNDFSYVPILSSDLIASLDTLPGEEKITLPGQAKHTANAAIFYESKKLYLKLALNYSDDFIVTLGMDKDLDEYYAPSLQLDANASYAITNNLKVFSDVKNLTNAPLKYYLGKPEANRMLKQEYYSWWFRIGIRLSMK from the coding sequence ATGCGCTATTTTATTCCTTTCGCACTTCTGTGTTTCTTTGCTTTTCCATTTTTAGCAAATGCACAATCTACAATACCAAAAACCGGCAAAGTCACCGACAGTAAAACTGGCGAATCGCTGCCCGGAGCCAGCATTCAAATGGTGGGGGCACCAGACAAATTATCGACCATCACCGACATGGAAGGTAATTTTAAACTCCTGGGCAACCCCAAAGAGGGACAGCTGTTGCGAATTACTTACATTGGCTACGAGCCCATGGAATATGAGCTAAAACAAGGGGTTCAGAGAATTGAAATTAAGCTTGAACCCATAACCCGGCAAATAGAAGCCGTAGAAGTTACCGGGCTTGCCAAAGGACAGGTAAAGGCCCGCGTGGACCAGCAGAACGCCGAAAACATAAAAAACATCATTTCATCAGAACAAATCGAACAATTTCCGGATTTAAATGCTGCTGAAACACTACAAAGAATTCCAGGTATCAGTCTTCAGCGCGACAAAGGCGAAGGACGCTTTATACAACTGCGTGGCACACCTCCCGAATACACCAATTTTAATGTCAATGGTGAACAGATACCCTCGCCGGAAGGTAATGTAAGGTACGTAGGTCTCGATGTCATTGCCTCCGACCAGATCGAATCGATTGAAGTCAATAAGGTACTTACCCCCGATATGGATGCCGATGGCATTGGCGGTTCGGTAAACATTATCACTAAAACGGCCAAAAGCGAAACTCCCGAAATAAATGCCCTTGTTTCGGGTGGCTATTCCGACTTACGGGGAACAACCAATTATCAGGGGCAGTTTTCTTTTGGCCAGCGATCGGGCAAGCTTGGCTTTAACATCAACGCCAACTATTATCTCAATAACCAGGGTGCCGATAACATGGAATTTGAGTACAGAAAAGGACCATTCTTTGGTTCCGCTTCGCAGGAAGAAGGTGCTGATAATTACCATGTTCAATATACCGAATTCCAGCTCAGGCACTACGCCATAACTCGCGAGCGCGTGGGTGTTAGCTCATCGCTCGATTACCAGTTTAACGAAAAATCGAAACTATACATCCGGGGAATGTACAACCAGTTTATGGACAATGAAACCCGCCGAAGGGTTATTTATACCCTCGACGATGCTGTTTCGGAAACCTATTACTTGTATGGCGGAATAGAAAGAGACCTGAAAGACCGTATTAAAAACCAAACCATTAGCACTTTGAACCTGGGCGGGGAGCAGAAATTGGGCTTGATTAAACTCGATTACGAAGTATCTTATTCTGTGGCCAAGGAAGCGGAGCCCAACCGAATGGAAATTGCTTTTAGCAACCCCGGACAGGCTATATTTATGAAAATTGACGTAAGCGATCCCGACTGGCCGGTAGTATCCTTTCCGGATAGCAACAATGCCTCCAATGCAACAAACTATGCAGAATATGAGATGGATGAAATGCGCCAGGAAAAGCTCCTTGTTACAGATAAAAACAAAGCAGCCAAGATAAATATCACTATTCCCTACAGCAACTCCCGTGGCTTATCGTATCTTAAATTTGGTGGCAGGTTAAGACTCAAAGAAAAAGAAAGAGATTATAACACCCAGATCTATACTCAGTATAATTCGGAAAATGTACCAGGGCACACGGGCACAGCCCCTGATTCCTTGTTGCCCGAGCTATACGATGGCTTTGTCGAAAACAACCTGCTCAATCATGGCTATACAGTCGACTGGACACCAGGGCCTCAGGAAACCCGCGATTTTTACGAATACTACCCACAGCATTTCTACTTGAATAAAACCGATACCAAAGACAATACTTTTGGCGAAGACTATTTTGCCACAGAAGACATTTATGCTGCCTATGGAATGGTGCGGCACGATATACACAAATTTATGCTGCTGGCCGGATTGCGGTATGAGTATACCAAAATTTACTACAAGGGTAACCAGGTTATCAAAGACCGCAGGGGAAACTTCGTAAGTCTCAGCGATTCAACCGATAGCCGCACCCACCAGTTTTTATTGCCTCAGGTTCAACTAAAATACACTCTTAACGAACGTACTAATTTCAGGGCTGCTGCCACGCGTACCTTTTCGAGACCAAATTTTGAAGATGTGATTCCCCATAAAAATGAAGAAAGCGATAAACTAAAACTTGGTAATGCCGACCTAAAATTTCCACAAGCCATAAACCTGGACCTGCTTGCAGAAAGATACGGTAAAAATAACAGCATGATCAGCGGGGGTATCTTCTACAAAAAAATTGATGATTACATCTACTATTACCGCCTTTATACCCGTGCCGGAGATCCCGCCTATGGTAATTTTCCGCGCATTCGTACCGAGGTTTCACGAAACGGAAAACGCGCTTTCGTTTATGGTGCAGAGGTATTAAGCCAGTTTAAATTAACTTTTCTGCCTTCAGTATTAAAAAACCTGGGTCTATACCTTAATTACACTTATACTTATTCCGAAGCCTACATCGGAAAAAGGCTTAGTGGTAACGATTTTTCTTATGTTCCAATATTAAGCTCAGACCTAATAGCCAGCCTCGATACCCTTCCGGGTGAAGAAAAGATTACACTACCGGGGCAGGCGAAACACACAGCCAATGCCGCCATTTTTTACGAGTCGAAAAAACTCTATCTAAAGCTGGCATTGAACTACTCCGACGATTTTATTGTTACCCTTGGCATGGACAAAGACCTCGACGAATACTATGCCCCTTCCCTGCAACTGGACGCCAATGCCAGCTATGCCATCACCAACAACCTGAAAGTATTTTCCGATGTTAAAAACCTGACCAATGCACCCTTAAAATATTACTTAGGTAAACCCGAGGCAAACCGCATGCTTAAACAGGAGTATTACTCCTGGTGGTTTCGAATAGGCATAAGACTTAGCATGAAATAA
- a CDS encoding T9SS type A sorting domain-containing protein, translating into MKKLLLILFTSFLAGLGINANGQGMVDVSIIATGDVVTDSLFVEDGEGNVIDTIVVSFALSSDDAEQENDEIDALYDDDLDAGWEGQEGDENILTMGLRFQNITIPQGATIDSAFIIVYSHEAKLEDDVANVTIYADDTDNAITFSEDSLITDRAATAAQVDWVVAEEWQLWEAYSTPDLKSVVQEIVDRSGWSSGNAIAFVLAGENQGVSDVENAREMESYENISDPEDEDANGTPGDGQNHPERAPRLIVYYNGYSTSVEESNNVDNLSVYPSVVTNGQIVISFEGSYSQKGQVYNSNGQMVMDLSSISLLSGTAIDVNQLSAGLYLVQLQVNNQTKTVRFIVK; encoded by the coding sequence ATGAAAAAACTATTACTTATTCTATTTACAAGCTTCCTGGCCGGCCTTGGAATCAATGCCAACGGCCAGGGCATGGTTGATGTAAGCATTATTGCCACCGGCGATGTAGTAACAGACTCACTCTTTGTAGAAGATGGAGAAGGAAATGTCATCGACACTATTGTGGTATCCTTTGCCCTTTCTTCGGACGATGCCGAGCAGGAAAATGATGAAATTGACGCTCTTTACGACGATGACCTTGATGCAGGTTGGGAAGGCCAGGAAGGTGACGAAAACATTTTAACGATGGGTCTTCGCTTCCAGAACATTACAATTCCGCAGGGTGCCACCATCGATTCGGCATTTATTATCGTTTACTCGCACGAAGCCAAACTCGAAGACGATGTGGCCAATGTCACTATCTATGCCGACGATACCGACAATGCCATTACCTTTTCTGAGGACAGCCTTATTACCGACCGCGCTGCCACCGCCGCCCAGGTAGATTGGGTTGTTGCCGAGGAATGGCAATTATGGGAAGCTTATAGCACTCCTGACCTTAAAAGTGTCGTTCAGGAAATTGTTGACCGTTCGGGATGGAGCTCAGGCAATGCTATTGCTTTTGTGTTGGCTGGAGAAAACCAGGGTGTAAGCGACGTGGAAAATGCACGTGAGATGGAATCATACGAAAACATTTCCGATCCGGAAGATGAAGATGCAAACGGCACTCCGGGCGATGGACAAAATCATCCTGAGAGAGCTCCCCGCCTGATTGTATATTACAACGGATATTCTACATCAGTAGAGGAGTCTAATAACGTGGACAATTTGAGCGTATACCCAAGTGTGGTAACAAATGGCCAGATTGTAATCAGCTTCGAAGGTTCTTATTCACAAAAAGGTCAGGTATACAACTCGAATGGCCAAATGGTAATGGATCTTTCATCAATCTCGCTTCTGAGTGGCACCGCAATCGATGTGAACCAATTATCTGCAGGACTTTACCTGGTGCAATTGCAGGTAAATAATCAAACTAAAACTGTTCGTTTTATTGTAAAATAA
- a CDS encoding response regulator transcription factor yields MYRVIIADDHAVVCTGLKLIFNQTIDLRLAEQARNGDELLCKLKASVYDLVILDISMPGKDALDTLKEIKSTYPSLPVVIFTMNPDESFAARMFTNGASAYVNKETQPEQIISIIRHILCGGKYITSKQNALLENYTGHLNTFRQTAHNLLTDREYQVLHLLVQGIKKSDIASSLSVSKNTISNHRNSIMKKLSISSNSELTRYAIQHGLLS; encoded by the coding sequence GTGTACAGAGTAATTATTGCCGACGATCATGCTGTGGTGTGCACTGGTCTAAAACTCATCTTTAATCAAACCATCGACCTTCGATTGGCTGAACAGGCACGCAATGGCGACGAACTGCTTTGCAAGCTCAAAGCATCGGTCTACGATCTGGTTATTCTCGATATTTCCATGCCGGGAAAAGATGCGTTGGATACCTTGAAAGAGATTAAGAGCACTTACCCTTCACTTCCGGTTGTAATCTTCACCATGAATCCGGATGAGTCGTTTGCGGCGCGCATGTTTACCAACGGTGCTTCGGCCTATGTAAATAAAGAAACCCAGCCTGAGCAAATTATATCCATTATCAGGCACATTCTGTGCGGAGGGAAGTACATCACATCTAAGCAGAATGCACTTTTGGAAAATTATACAGGCCATTTAAACACCTTCCGACAGACAGCCCATAATCTTTTAACCGACCGCGAGTACCAAGTATTGCATCTTCTGGTTCAGGGCATTAAAAAGAGCGATATCGCCAGCAGTTTATCGGTAAGTAAGAATACCATAAGCAATCACCGAAACAGTATCATGAAAAAATTGAGCATTTCGAGCAATTCAGAACTTACCCGTTATGCCATTCAACATGGTTTATTAAGCTAA
- a CDS encoding tetratricopeptide repeat-containing sensor histidine kinase — MRRDFYIAESAKVAFLFLFISLFTAEAQEGNGEKQEMELNPVVLSPSQSNAQVSLRAIDNFSDLPDYFPRVSNAELNLQEQKLDEAIRTNNSYEIAQISLVIGEIVYNRGQYQLALKYFLEANTIGLQYRYPELESKAKNLIGKYYHTVGNFNEALDYYEGALKIAKKIHDTVQMISLYNNIGNHFTDNGEMMNGLHYCLKAYSIQQESIIDQASFSTTCNHLGNIYAALNDFENSMYYHHKALNTRRILQYDEGVGKSYLNLSKMHYQQNQFDSSEYYVREALILFNKVGYAKGTIKGLLHIGLLQQKKGLLNEAEDSWIKSKSLSENIGYTKGILQAQLNLAGLYKQKKEYSRAVENYHSCLEKAKEHKSNQVIRDCYLGLQVCYEYLGDYKQSNDAGLKYIQLSDTLLQEVYNQQIASLKATMENEKQLKQNELLRAENQVKTLQIKQKNLVILLFLMCFLLMTVLAMVSFSRYSKKHEANKMLTALNQELKMVNREKDKFFSIIAHELRNPLWWVKNITETLSGSFDKMTHAELSESLRSLDESARNTFLLMDNLLNWTRTKMDMIPFHPQNIDINNLVRQNVLLFQSPLKQKKIGFHFELCDSAPVFVDINLMNTALRNVFSNALKFTPNHGSIVISIRHEGNFVVLDIQDSGVGIDAQVVSALFDDDKLYSTLGLMQEKGSGIGLKLCKEFVEKNKGTIQINSKIHKGTRVIISLPASAMPASDDTISYAENQHALSY; from the coding sequence ATGAGAAGAGACTTCTATATAGCTGAAAGTGCGAAAGTAGCTTTCTTGTTTCTTTTTATTAGTCTTTTTACTGCTGAAGCTCAGGAAGGAAATGGAGAGAAACAGGAAATGGAGTTAAATCCGGTCGTGCTGTCTCCAAGTCAATCCAACGCGCAGGTAAGCCTCAGAGCAATTGATAATTTCTCAGATTTGCCTGATTATTTTCCCAGGGTTAGTAATGCCGAGCTCAATCTCCAGGAACAAAAACTTGACGAAGCAATCCGCACAAACAATTCATACGAAATTGCGCAAATTAGCCTGGTGATTGGAGAAATTGTTTACAACAGGGGGCAATATCAGTTAGCCCTAAAATATTTCCTCGAAGCCAACACCATTGGGTTGCAATACCGCTATCCGGAATTGGAAAGCAAAGCCAAGAACCTCATAGGGAAGTATTACCATACCGTGGGTAACTTCAACGAAGCACTTGATTATTACGAGGGCGCTCTTAAAATTGCCAAAAAAATACACGATACGGTTCAAATGATTAGTTTGTATAACAATATAGGCAATCATTTTACCGATAATGGCGAAATGATGAATGGTCTTCATTATTGTTTAAAGGCCTATAGCATTCAGCAAGAAAGCATTATTGATCAGGCGTCATTTTCTACTACCTGCAACCATTTAGGTAATATTTATGCCGCGCTGAATGATTTTGAAAATTCAATGTATTACCATCATAAAGCCTTAAATACCAGGCGAATTTTACAATACGACGAAGGCGTTGGTAAATCTTACCTGAACTTAAGTAAAATGCATTATCAGCAAAATCAGTTCGATAGTTCGGAGTACTATGTAAGGGAAGCATTAATCTTGTTTAACAAAGTGGGATATGCCAAGGGTACCATCAAGGGGCTCCTTCATATTGGATTGCTGCAGCAAAAGAAAGGGCTTTTAAATGAAGCGGAAGACTCGTGGATAAAGAGTAAAAGTCTTTCGGAGAATATTGGCTATACGAAGGGAATTCTGCAGGCTCAGTTGAACCTGGCGGGTTTATACAAACAAAAAAAAGAATATTCGCGTGCTGTGGAGAATTATCATTCCTGTCTGGAAAAAGCCAAAGAACACAAAAGCAATCAGGTAATACGCGATTGTTATCTCGGCCTACAGGTTTGTTACGAATACCTGGGCGACTATAAACAATCGAACGATGCAGGGCTGAAATACATTCAGCTTAGTGACACCTTGCTTCAGGAGGTATACAACCAGCAGATTGCTTCGTTAAAGGCAACCATGGAAAATGAAAAACAATTAAAGCAGAATGAATTGCTGCGGGCCGAGAACCAGGTGAAAACCCTTCAAATAAAACAAAAGAACCTGGTGATTTTACTATTTCTCATGTGCTTTTTGCTCATGACGGTGCTGGCTATGGTAAGTTTTTCGCGCTATTCGAAAAAGCACGAGGCCAATAAAATGCTTACCGCACTAAACCAGGAACTTAAAATGGTAAACCGCGAAAAGGATAAATTCTTTTCAATTATCGCACACGAATTGCGCAATCCACTCTGGTGGGTAAAAAATATCACCGAAACTCTATCAGGCAGCTTTGATAAAATGACTCATGCCGAACTTTCTGAATCGCTCCGATCACTCGATGAGTCGGCAAGAAATACCTTCTTGCTTATGGATAATCTTTTGAACTGGACACGCACCAAGATGGATATGATTCCATTCCATCCTCAGAATATCGATATCAATAACCTGGTAAGGCAAAATGTACTGCTGTTTCAATCACCCTTAAAACAGAAAAAAATAGGTTTTCATTTTGAACTTTGCGATAGCGCCCCTGTTTTTGTCGACATAAATTTAATGAATACTGCGCTGCGAAACGTTTTTTCCAATGCCCTGAAATTTACTCCCAACCATGGTTCCATAGTGATCTCCATCAGGCACGAAGGTAATTTTGTTGTGCTGGATATTCAAGATAGCGGCGTGGGCATCGATGCCCAGGTGGTAAGTGCCCTTTTCGACGACGACAAACTTTATTCTACCCTCGGTCTTATGCAGGAAAAGGGATCGGGTATCGGGCTAAAACTTTGTAAAGAGTTTGTAGAGAAAAACAAAGGTACTATCCAAATTAATAGTAAAATTCACAAGGGTACCAGGGTAATAATCAGTTTGCCTGCTTCAGCTATGCCTGCTTCCGATGACACAATAAGCTATGCCGAAAACCAGCATGCATTGAGTTATTAG
- a CDS encoding YccF domain-containing protein gives MRLIANLLWIILGGGIILFLLYFLGGFLLCLTIIGIPFGIQKWKLAFFALAPFGRNVHESPATAGCLAIIFNVLWILLGGFWIAVSHLVLALVFAITLIGLPFARQHLKLAGLAIAPFGRVVV, from the coding sequence ATGCGATTAATTGCCAACCTTTTGTGGATAATTTTAGGTGGAGGAATTATTCTCTTCCTCCTATACTTCCTGGGTGGATTCTTGCTTTGCCTCACCATTATTGGCATACCATTCGGCATTCAGAAATGGAAGCTGGCGTTTTTTGCCCTTGCACCTTTCGGCAGAAATGTGCATGAAAGTCCTGCCACTGCGGGTTGCCTGGCCATTATTTTTAATGTATTGTGGATTTTATTGGGTGGCTTCTGGATAGCTGTAAGCCACCTGGTTCTTGCCCTCGTTTTTGCCATCACTCTCATAGGCCTTCCTTTTGCCCGTCAGCACCTTAAGTTGGCAGGTCTGGCCATTGCTCCGTTCGGAAGAGTAGTAGTTTAA
- a CDS encoding TIGR02757 family protein — MLEKAEIKELLELLHDRYNCVAFIEEDPISVPHSFSKKEDIEIAGFLAATIAWGQRSQIVKNARYLMNLMDQAPAEFVCEASEAELNRIDCFYYRTFQTTDLRFFIRTLRLIYLQGGLEKIFNEAYQKQQRLSDGLMALYQFFSEIPHEDRSMKHLANIQAGSSAKRLNMFLRWMIRHDKRGVDFGIWKTIPASALYLPLDVHSGRTARELLLLERKQNDWKAVLELTEKLRQFDANDPARYDFALFGAGVDKSILH; from the coding sequence TTGCTCGAAAAGGCTGAAATAAAAGAATTGCTGGAATTGTTGCACGATCGTTATAATTGTGTGGCATTTATCGAAGAAGATCCTATTTCAGTACCGCATTCTTTTTCAAAAAAAGAGGACATTGAAATAGCGGGTTTTCTTGCTGCTACCATTGCCTGGGGTCAGCGCAGTCAGATTGTTAAAAATGCAAGGTATTTGATGAATCTGATGGACCAGGCACCTGCTGAATTTGTGTGCGAGGCTTCTGAAGCAGAACTAAATCGAATCGACTGCTTCTATTACAGAACATTTCAGACTACCGATCTTAGATTTTTCATTCGCACTCTTCGTCTTATTTATCTGCAGGGCGGACTTGAAAAGATTTTTAACGAAGCATACCAAAAGCAACAAAGGCTTTCGGATGGGTTAATGGCTTTGTACCAGTTTTTTTCTGAAATTCCCCACGAAGACAGGTCGATGAAACACCTGGCCAACATTCAGGCAGGGTCTTCGGCCAAGCGGCTTAATATGTTTCTTCGCTGGATGATCCGGCATGATAAGCGTGGAGTGGATTTTGGTATCTGGAAAACCATCCCTGCATCTGCACTTTATCTTCCTCTCGATGTACATTCCGGGCGCACTGCACGTGAATTGCTGCTTCTGGAACGGAAGCAGAATGACTGGAAGGCGGTATTGGAATTAACCGAAAAGCTCCGGCAATTCGATGCCAATGATCCGGCCAGGTACGATTTTGCACTCTTTGGTGCGGGAGTCGATAAAAGTATATTGCACTAA
- a CDS encoding methyltransferase, whose amino-acid sequence MKIGTDAILFGAWVNAKGNLHILDIGTGTGILALMLAQRTTGLIEAIDIDHQAAEQARDNCNQSPWADRLNCYYKSLSEFIPLNTTPYDLVVSNPPFFSSGHRSGHLPRALARHHDSLSLEQLIKGTKLLLKPSGRLAVVLPYEERRKFVEICQTEGWWIVREASVRPLPQEEYIRVMMEVGAIRPEQFQTEEIIIEQGRRHQYHPTFKEYTIEYYPGTTLD is encoded by the coding sequence ATGAAAATTGGTACGGATGCGATACTTTTTGGTGCCTGGGTGAATGCAAAAGGTAACCTGCATATTCTGGACATTGGAACTGGTACCGGCATCCTGGCGCTCATGCTGGCTCAAAGAACTACGGGTCTGATCGAAGCCATCGATATCGACCATCAGGCAGCAGAACAGGCCAGGGATAATTGCAATCAAAGTCCCTGGGCCGATAGACTTAATTGTTACTACAAGTCACTTTCTGAATTTATCCCTTTAAATACAACACCTTACGATCTGGTTGTAAGCAACCCGCCCTTTTTTTCCAGTGGCCATCGTTCCGGACATCTCCCGAGGGCACTGGCAAGGCATCACGATTCGCTAAGTCTCGAACAATTGATAAAAGGGACAAAATTGTTGTTAAAACCCTCCGGAAGGCTGGCGGTTGTGTTGCCTTATGAAGAACGCCGAAAGTTTGTGGAAATCTGTCAGACAGAAGGATGGTGGATTGTGCGCGAAGCAAGTGTAAGACCACTTCCGCAGGAGGAATATATCCGGGTAATGATGGAAGTAGGGGCAATCAGGCCTGAACAGTTTCAAACCGAAGAAATTATAATCGAGCAGGGGCGCAGGCATCAATATCATCCTACCTTTAAAGAATATACGATTGAATATTACCCCGGAACCACTTTAGACTAA